From Canis lupus baileyi chromosome 16, mCanLup2.hap1, whole genome shotgun sequence, a single genomic window includes:
- the PRR11 gene encoding proline-rich protein 11 — MPKFKQRRRKLKAKAKRLFKKKEASNSQPKLIIPPPPPPSPERVIILSADTALSRSLLRSSWNFRFPNIKDTVKLWTNRVWSIYKWCQNCMAQSLEVLKDTIFPSHFCHRELHNLRQQFCILESELHKLQETMKAVLENSSCPSCGQMCHISGKLTNVPACVLTTPGESQAVLPPSLPQSATHLPPLPPPPPPPPPPPLPPPPLPRAPLLLRKFDHTKALQAGSLKKDGPMQITVEDLLTVKLKKTQCFDEKKKFAPSPKARNPLVTVSDLQRVTLKPNSKMLSTRVTNVLITPGKSQIDLRKLLRKVDVERSPGGTPLTNKENMETGTGLTPVMTRALRRKFQMAHPRSPTQTLPLSTSSFDEQN, encoded by the exons ATGCCCAAGTTCAAGCAACGGAGAAGAAAGCTAAAAGCCAAAGCAAAaagattattcaaaaaaaaagaagcctctaACTCTCAGCCCAAGCTAATTatacctcctcctccaccaccctcACCAGAAAG AGTGATTATTCTTTCAGCAGATACAGCCCTTAGCAGAAGCTTGCTTAGATCATCCTGGAATTTCAGATTTCCCAATATCAAAGATACAGTAAAACTTTGGACAAATAGAGTGTGGTCTATATACAAGTGGTGCCAGAACTGTATGGCCCAG aGTTTAGAAGTATTGAAAGATACCATCTTTCCATCCCATTTCTGCCACCGAGAACTTCACAATCTAAGACAACAGTTTTGCATTTTGGAAAGTGAATTACACAAGCTCCAAGAAACAATGAAG GCTGTCTTAGAAAATTCTTCCTGCCCAAGCTGTGGTCAAATGTGTCACATAAGTGGTAAACTTACAAATGTGCCTGCCTGTGTTCTGACCACCCCGGGAGAATCTCAAGCTGTACTTCCTCCCTCGCTGCCACAGTCAGCCacccatcttcctcctcttccacctccgcctccaccccctccacctcctcctctgcctccacctccactACCTAGGGCACCTTTGCTGCTCAGAAAATTCGATCACACTAAAGCACTTCag GCTggatcattaaaaaaagatggaCCCATGCAGATAACAGTTGAAGATCTACTCActgtgaaattaaagaagacacagtGTTTTGACGAAAAGAAGAAG TTTGCGCCATCACCAAAAGCACGGAATCCACTAGTTACTGTCTCTGACCTCCAGCGCGTCACCCTGAAGCCCAACTCCAAAATGCTATCAACTCGAGTTACAAATGTCTTAAT TACCCCTGGTAAAAGCCAGATAGATCTGCGGAAACTACTTAGAAAAGTTGATGTAGAGAG GAGCCCAGGTGGAACCCCCCTCaccaataaagaaaatatggaaacagGAACTGGGCTGACTCCAGTAATGACCCGGGCCTTGAGAAGAAAGTTTCAG atggctcACCCTAGAAGCCCAACTCAAACTCTGCCACTTTCTACAAGTAGCTTTGATGAACAAAACTGA